In Colletotrichum higginsianum IMI 349063 chromosome 3, whole genome shotgun sequence, a genomic segment contains:
- a CDS encoding Phospholipase A2 → MCSHPAAAPGDPLAELITTYNELNGAFIEELAEEPSPLEFMRYVARNTPFVVRGAASSWQSNQTWDKEYLVRLFKGQAVNVAVTPFGNADAPTDHDGKIVFAKPHEEDQDFEEFINYVINQEKSKDATSEVRYAQTQNDNLRNEYFPLSHQVPPSVPFARIALDRDPEAVNLWIGTSRSVTALHKDNYENIYVQIRGCKHFVLLPPCCQPCVNERTLMPATYARRDLGGLALELDEASNENKDRPEDGALHGVPFATWDPDHPDTNATPYSHLAEPVRVTLEPGDMLYLPAMWYHKVSQSCPEDGEGFVLAVNYW, encoded by the exons ATGTGCTCACACCCCGCCGCAGCCCCAGGCGATCCCCTGGCAGAGCTTATCACCACCTACAACGAGCTTAACGGAGCCTTCATtgaggagctggccgaggagccAAGTCCCCTCGAGTTCATGCGCTACGTCGCCCGCAACACACCCTTCGTCGTCCGCGGCGCGGCGTCCTCATGGCAGTCGAATCAGACATGGGATAAGGAGTATCTGGTGCGCTTGTTCAAGGGCCAGGCCGTCAACGTCGCGGTGACGCCGTTTGG CAACGCCGATGCCCCGACTGATCATGACGGGAAAATCGTCTTCGCAAAGCCTCAcgaagaagaccaagatTTTGAAGAGTTCATCAACTACGTGATCAACCAAGAAAAGAGCAAAGATGCAACCTCGGAAGTCCGATATGCCCAGACCC AGAACGACAACCTCCGCAATGAATACTTTCCCCTCTCGCACCAAGTCCCCCCGTCGGTCCCCTTCGCCCgcatcgccctcgaccgcgaCCCGGAGGCCGTGAACCTCTGGATTGGCACCTCTCGCTCTGTCACCGCCCTGCACAAGGACAACTACGAAAACATCTACGTCCAGATCCGCGGCTGCAAGCACTTCGTCCTCCTGCCGCCTTGCTGTCAACCCTGCGTCAACGAGAGGACCCTCATGCCTGCGACGTATGCCCGCCGGGACCTTGGCGGGCTGGCGTTGGAGCTCGATGAGGCAAGTAACGAGAACAAGGACAGACCCGAGGACGGGGCGCTGCACGGCGTCCCCTTTGCGACGTGGGACCCAGACCACCCAGACACCAACGCGACGCCCTACTCCCACCTCGCCGAGCCGGTCCGAGTCACCCTTGAGCCGGGTGACATGCTCTACCTTCCGGCCATGTGGTACCACAAAGTTTCGCAGTCCTGCCCAGAAGACGGAGAGGGCTTTGTTCTGGCCGTCAACTACTGGTAA